The Blautia hydrogenotrophica DSM 10507 genome window below encodes:
- a CDS encoding N-acetylmuramoyl-L-alanine amidase family protein, with amino-acid sequence MGKRKRNWKFWCLLLLMLFFAGGVTLQTTTSEVQAATKTKSGWETTAKGKYYYKNGKACTGWQTIGKKKYYFNPSTKLMTTGCKWISGYWYYFGTDGAMRTNTWGKNVSGGKTYYLYFQSNGKAVKKAFKTIDGKTYYFSSRSVMATNWWNINGSRYYFGTDGVRHSGWLYQGDKTYWFHQSTGKMRTGEVKNAKGDARYFSKMKDTYGEMVKGWAQFGKTKFRYYYQKTGIRVMKGYLKIDGDYYYIKNGYRVFDCWMKNGKGERRYFFSDGVMATGKQTIDGKKYEFSSNGVLIKEPSEGSAEQPTSSKTVKNYLLNALKPVGSTLYVWGGGWAQPTVTYKGLYPKWKQWYDANSGSYDYNDYRDLSVATRAKGLDCSGFVAWSTYNVMQTKSGVGAGYATSADSVAATYAGFGWGTKRTQATLKKNNYRGQFKAGDVASSPGHAWIVLGQCDDGSYVIVHSTPPCVQIAGTPTPSGNYSSEAISLARKYMKKYYSSTVNKFGLGSSTGYATYFSGCNTMRWKSSVLSDPDGYLSMDAAEILADLFGEV; translated from the coding sequence ATGGGAAAGCGAAAACGTAATTGGAAATTCTGGTGTCTGCTTTTACTGATGCTATTTTTCGCCGGCGGGGTAACTTTGCAGACGACGACATCAGAGGTACAGGCGGCCACGAAGACCAAGAGTGGTTGGGAGACTACGGCCAAGGGAAAGTACTATTACAAGAACGGAAAAGCTTGCACTGGCTGGCAGACTATAGGAAAGAAAAAGTATTATTTCAATCCTTCTACAAAGTTGATGACAACAGGATGTAAGTGGATCAGTGGCTATTGGTATTATTTTGGAACAGACGGAGCCATGAGGACCAATACCTGGGGAAAGAATGTCAGCGGCGGAAAAACTTACTATCTCTATTTTCAGTCTAATGGAAAAGCAGTGAAAAAAGCTTTTAAGACCATTGACGGTAAGACCTATTATTTCAGCAGCAGAAGCGTCATGGCGACTAATTGGTGGAATATCAACGGTTCCCGGTACTATTTTGGGACAGATGGTGTTCGTCACAGTGGATGGCTTTATCAGGGGGATAAAACCTACTGGTTCCACCAGAGTACTGGAAAGATGCGCACCGGTGAGGTAAAGAATGCAAAAGGTGATGCCAGATATTTTAGTAAAATGAAGGACACCTACGGAGAGATGGTAAAGGGCTGGGCCCAGTTTGGAAAGACAAAGTTCCGATATTATTACCAGAAGACCGGTATCCGAGTGATGAAAGGCTATTTGAAAATTGACGGTGATTATTACTACATAAAGAATGGTTACCGTGTATTTGACTGTTGGATGAAGAATGGAAAAGGTGAGAGACGCTATTTCTTCAGCGATGGTGTGATGGCAACCGGAAAGCAGACGATAGACGGAAAAAAATATGAGTTTTCCAGTAATGGAGTGTTGATTAAGGAGCCGTCGGAAGGTTCAGCAGAGCAACCTACTTCTTCCAAGACGGTGAAGAATTATCTGCTAAATGCTTTGAAGCCGGTAGGTTCCACCTTGTATGTATGGGGTGGCGGATGGGCTCAGCCCACGGTCACATACAAAGGACTGTATCCGAAATGGAAACAGTGGTATGACGCAAATTCAGGTTCCTATGACTATAATGATTATCGAGATTTGAGTGTGGCTACCAGAGCAAAAGGACTGGATTGTTCGGGCTTTGTAGCCTGGTCTACCTACAACGTCATGCAGACGAAGAGTGGTGTTGGGGCAGGATATGCTACCAGTGCAGACTCAGTGGCAGCGACTTACGCTGGTTTTGGATGGGGAACCAAACGGACGCAGGCGACCTTGAAAAAGAATAATTACCGTGGCCAGTTTAAGGCTGGGGATGTGGCCAGCAGTCCGGGACATGCATGGATCGTGTTAGGACAATGTGATGATGGCAGTTATGTGATCGTCCATTCTACGCCTCCATGCGTACAGATTGCGGGAACGCCTACTCCTTCAGGCAATTACAGCAGCGAGGCGATTTCACTCGCTAGGAAATATATGAAAAAATATTATTCAAGTACTGTAAATAAATTTGGACTGGGCAGTTCTACAGGTTACGCTACCTATTTCAGCGGATGTAACACGATGCGTTGGAAGAGTTCTGTACTGTCTGATCCAGATGGATATCTAAGCATGGATGCTGCCGA